A stretch of Miscanthus floridulus cultivar M001 chromosome 13, ASM1932011v1, whole genome shotgun sequence DNA encodes these proteins:
- the LOC136501197 gene encoding uncharacterized protein isoform X1, with the protein MCVDGTNGADGAVSSPSRNLACPPRPAPQQGPQNICSFSPSSPSFPNPRPLPSDAPASGAAPGMAALPAAVRAPSPTRPRVQEFPGPSSPSRAAGSAPASGGGRPLPLPLTRQRLRSVDRPILRLRTWAAAPNPPLPSCSPLAVGPHQRRWERSSASVAAPRGAARAPMGAALLQMERMAQIFHDYLLLLEPANATLILNELCEIRLHRIMRLARHHRSQPAAASCCHALLWSHRYVCRASHAIPEHVLSQPFQTRHCIEPRYVQQRSYLTSLYSIYIPSTVSRHNNKDHLFGQHHKLPSTFPLPFPMTNRAQLYDIVSCFCE; encoded by the exons ATGTGCGTCGATGGAACCAACGGAGCCGACGGCGCGGTCTCCAGCCCTTCCAGAAACCTCGCGTGCCCTCCCAGACCCGCTCCGCAGCAAGGCCCACAAAATATCTGCTCATTCTCTCCCTCCTCTCCCTCATTCCCCAACCCCCGGCCATTGCCGAGCGACGCCCCTGCCTCCGGCGCCGCCCCCGGCATGGCCGCGCTTCCAGCCGCCGTCCGCGCCCCCTCCCCCACGAGGCCACGCGTCCAGGAGTTCCCCGGCCCTTCGTCTCCCTCGCGAGCGGCAGGCTCGGCGCCCGCCTCGGGCGGCGGCCGCCCGTTGCCTCTTCCTCTCACCCGTCAGCGACTTCGTTCGGTGGATCGCCCTATTCTTCGTCTCCGTACATGGGCAGCGGCGCCGAATCCACCTCTCCCCTCTTGCTCTCCCCTGGCGGTCGGCCCGCACCAGCGCCGATGGGAGCGCAGCAGCGCCTCGGTGGCTGCACCTAGAGGGGCCGCACGCGCGCCGATGGGAGCTGCCCTGCTCCAGATG GAAAGGATGGCTCAAATTTTCCATGATTACCTTCTACTGCTTGAACCAGCCAATGCCACTTTGATACTGAACGAACTTTGCGAAATACGCCTCCACAGAATAATGCGGCTTGCGAGACATCACCGATCCCAGCCTGCGGCTGCATCATGTTGCCATGCTCTGCTATGGTCACATCGCTATGTCTGCAGAGCAAG CCACGCCATCCCTGAACACGTGCTCAGTCAGCCATTCCAAACCAG ACATTGCATTGAGCCCCGCTATGTGCAGCAAAGAAGCTACCTGACCTCACTATATTCCATCTACATTCCATCTACAGTTAGTCGGCATAATAATAAAGACCACCTATTTGGGCAGCACCACAAGCTGCCCTCAACATTTCCTTTACCATTTCCAATGACCAATAG
- the LOC136501197 gene encoding uncharacterized protein isoform X3 yields MLCYGHIAMSAEQGGSLLPLTMVHVPMQLRFHLNSFPTLLLIHAIPEHVLSQPFQTRHCIEPRYVQQRSYLTSLYSIYIPSTVSRHNNKDHLFGQHHKLPSTFPLPFPMTNRAQLYDIVSCFCE; encoded by the exons ATGCTCTGCTATGGTCACATCGCTATGTCTGCAGAGCAAG GTGGTTCTTTGCTTCCGCTGACTATGGTTCATGTGCCTATGCAGCTAAGATTCCATTTGAATTCCTTTCCTACATTATTGCTCAT CCACGCCATCCCTGAACACGTGCTCAGTCAGCCATTCCAAACCAG ACATTGCATTGAGCCCCGCTATGTGCAGCAAAGAAGCTACCTGACCTCACTATATTCCATCTACATTCCATCTACAGTTAGTCGGCATAATAATAAAGACCACCTATTTGGGCAGCACCACAAGCTGCCCTCAACATTTCCTTTACCATTTCCAATGACCAATAG
- the LOC136501197 gene encoding uncharacterized protein isoform X2, with the protein MCVDGTNGADGAVSSPSRNLACPPRPAPQQGPQNICSFSPSSPSFPNPRPLPSDAPASGAAPGMAALPAAVRAPSPTRPRVQEFPGPSSPSRAAGSAPASGGGRPLPLPLTRQRLRSVDRPILRLRTWAAAPNPPLPSCSPLAVGPHQRRWERSSASVAAPRGAARAPMGAALLQMERMAQIFHDYLLLLEPANATLILNELCEIRLHRIMRLARHHRSQPAAASCCHALLWSHRYVCRASHAIPEHVLSQPFQTRAQLYDIVSCFCE; encoded by the exons ATGTGCGTCGATGGAACCAACGGAGCCGACGGCGCGGTCTCCAGCCCTTCCAGAAACCTCGCGTGCCCTCCCAGACCCGCTCCGCAGCAAGGCCCACAAAATATCTGCTCATTCTCTCCCTCCTCTCCCTCATTCCCCAACCCCCGGCCATTGCCGAGCGACGCCCCTGCCTCCGGCGCCGCCCCCGGCATGGCCGCGCTTCCAGCCGCCGTCCGCGCCCCCTCCCCCACGAGGCCACGCGTCCAGGAGTTCCCCGGCCCTTCGTCTCCCTCGCGAGCGGCAGGCTCGGCGCCCGCCTCGGGCGGCGGCCGCCCGTTGCCTCTTCCTCTCACCCGTCAGCGACTTCGTTCGGTGGATCGCCCTATTCTTCGTCTCCGTACATGGGCAGCGGCGCCGAATCCACCTCTCCCCTCTTGCTCTCCCCTGGCGGTCGGCCCGCACCAGCGCCGATGGGAGCGCAGCAGCGCCTCGGTGGCTGCACCTAGAGGGGCCGCACGCGCGCCGATGGGAGCTGCCCTGCTCCAGATG GAAAGGATGGCTCAAATTTTCCATGATTACCTTCTACTGCTTGAACCAGCCAATGCCACTTTGATACTGAACGAACTTTGCGAAATACGCCTCCACAGAATAATGCGGCTTGCGAGACATCACCGATCCCAGCCTGCGGCTGCATCATGTTGCCATGCTCTGCTATGGTCACATCGCTATGTCTGCAGAGCAAG CCACGCCATCCCTGAACACGTGCTCAGTCAGCCATTCCAAACCAG